A single Myxococcus stipitatus DNA region contains:
- a CDS encoding 1-acyl-sn-glycerol-3-phosphate acyltransferase — protein METALSSSANQGESLLKAEFGPMGRALGARYLEGVHFPPEAENELRSLHAKGFVVHIMRTTAWVNFLYLTWAMVRRALPPVRAVVNLRPWFTKPWRQTKQSGSFMERFEYARQHGGSGLVFLRRTALMHASGKETREDPFPTLVEMARKSDRPVYLVPELFVWEKRSARLKPNWVDMVFGSPEAPGFLHSMLAFFRNYKRAQFRVGEPIDLRDFIDQNPKDSDEVLARKVRSSLHVHLARETRAVFGPPAKPAERIIDETLRDRALRKVVDEVAAESGRKPESVLREARRNLEAIAAKPSPTALAFASPVLEWVFNRIYDGMHIDEAGLHRALKAAGRAPIVLCPSHKSHIDYLVMSWVLWNRGYAVPLVAAGANLSFFPLGSFFRRCGAFFLRRSFKGDKVYAASFKAYVRKLVHDGIHQEFFPEGGRSRTGKLLLPKLGMFTWQVESVLEGARNDLLFVPVAIDYEKVVESGSYSKELAGGEKKPEDLKALLSAPKVLAARYGRIHLGFDEPISLLEFMKERGLDPEQPVSDEQKKSLVRALGNRVMYGISKVSTVTPHALVSTSLLAHRRRGLTQRELADRINILRRIAQEDGAPQSRELANAPSNPETMGPIQDAMRTFIDDEMVRTQEARGDVIYQVEDVRRPEMSFYKNTLMNLVAARSLVANAMLAAGTSAPYDAVKTRALFLSRLFKVEFIYRVNTTFDTIFAETVERLVRMGLLLHEGDVLRVAPEPHAQPELEFLADLLRDYLEAYLLATMTLNDVASGVVEDRKGFSKLALETGRAEYHAGRITAAESLAKVTLENAIAYLLDQKQLVEEDKKLKLGPQAADADARRQLADSIREYLRR, from the coding sequence TTGGAAACCGCGTTGTCTTCGTCTGCGAATCAGGGAGAGTCCTTGTTGAAGGCCGAGTTCGGCCCGATGGGCCGGGCGCTGGGTGCCCGGTACCTCGAGGGGGTGCACTTCCCTCCCGAGGCCGAGAACGAGCTGCGCTCCCTGCACGCGAAGGGCTTCGTGGTGCACATCATGCGCACCACCGCCTGGGTGAACTTCCTCTATCTGACCTGGGCGATGGTGCGCCGCGCGCTGCCGCCCGTGCGGGCGGTGGTGAACCTGCGGCCCTGGTTCACCAAGCCCTGGCGGCAGACGAAGCAGTCGGGCTCCTTCATGGAGCGCTTCGAGTACGCGCGGCAGCACGGCGGCAGCGGGCTGGTGTTCCTGCGCCGCACGGCGCTGATGCACGCCTCCGGAAAGGAGACGCGCGAGGACCCCTTCCCCACGCTGGTGGAGATGGCGCGCAAGTCCGACCGGCCGGTGTACCTGGTGCCGGAGCTGTTCGTCTGGGAGAAGCGCAGCGCGCGGCTCAAGCCGAACTGGGTGGACATGGTGTTCGGCAGCCCCGAGGCCCCGGGCTTCCTCCACTCGATGCTGGCCTTCTTCCGCAACTACAAGCGCGCGCAGTTCCGCGTGGGTGAGCCCATCGACCTGCGGGACTTCATCGACCAGAACCCGAAGGACTCCGACGAGGTGCTGGCCCGCAAGGTGCGCAGCTCGCTGCACGTGCACCTGGCGCGAGAGACGCGCGCGGTGTTCGGTCCTCCGGCCAAGCCCGCCGAGCGCATCATCGACGAGACGCTGCGCGATCGCGCCCTGCGCAAGGTGGTGGACGAGGTCGCCGCCGAGTCCGGGCGCAAGCCGGAGAGCGTGCTGCGCGAGGCGCGGCGCAACCTGGAGGCCATCGCCGCCAAGCCCAGCCCCACGGCGCTGGCGTTCGCGTCCCCGGTGCTGGAGTGGGTGTTCAACCGCATCTACGACGGCATGCACATCGACGAGGCGGGCCTGCACCGCGCGCTGAAGGCGGCCGGCCGCGCGCCCATCGTCCTGTGCCCCAGCCACAAGAGCCACATCGACTACCTGGTGATGAGCTGGGTGCTGTGGAACCGCGGCTACGCGGTGCCGCTGGTGGCCGCCGGCGCCAACCTGTCCTTCTTCCCCCTGGGCAGCTTCTTCCGCCGCTGCGGCGCCTTCTTCCTGCGCCGCTCCTTCAAGGGCGACAAGGTCTACGCCGCGTCCTTCAAGGCCTACGTGCGCAAGCTGGTGCACGACGGCATCCACCAGGAGTTCTTCCCCGAGGGAGGCCGTTCGCGCACCGGCAAGCTGCTGCTCCCCAAGCTGGGCATGTTCACCTGGCAGGTGGAGTCCGTCCTCGAGGGCGCGCGCAACGACCTGCTCTTCGTCCCGGTGGCCATCGACTACGAGAAGGTCGTGGAGTCGGGCAGCTATTCGAAGGAGCTGGCGGGCGGCGAGAAGAAGCCGGAGGACCTCAAGGCCCTCCTGTCCGCGCCCAAGGTGCTCGCGGCGCGCTACGGCCGCATCCACCTGGGCTTCGACGAGCCCATCTCCCTCCTCGAGTTCATGAAGGAGCGCGGCCTCGACCCGGAGCAGCCGGTCAGCGACGAGCAGAAGAAGAGCCTGGTGCGGGCGCTCGGCAACCGCGTCATGTACGGCATCAGCAAGGTGTCCACCGTGACGCCGCACGCGCTGGTGAGCACGTCGCTGCTGGCGCACCGCCGCCGCGGCCTGACGCAGCGGGAGCTGGCCGACCGCATCAACATCCTGCGCCGCATCGCCCAGGAGGACGGCGCCCCCCAATCCCGCGAGCTGGCGAACGCGCCCAGCAACCCGGAGACGATGGGCCCCATCCAGGACGCCATGCGCACCTTCATCGACGACGAGATGGTGCGCACGCAGGAGGCGCGCGGCGACGTCATCTACCAGGTGGAGGACGTCCGCCGCCCGGAGATGTCCTTCTACAAGAACACGTTGATGAACCTGGTGGCCGCGCGCAGCCTCGTGGCCAACGCCATGCTGGCCGCCGGCACCTCCGCGCCCTACGACGCGGTGAAGACGCGCGCCCTGTTCCTGTCGCGCCTCTTCAAGGTGGAGTTCATCTACCGGGTCAACACCACGTTCGACACCATCTTCGCGGAGACCGTGGAGCGGCTGGTGCGCATGGGACTGCTGCTCCATGAGGGCGACGTCCTGCGCGTGGCCCCCGAGCCCCATGCCCAGCCGGAGCTGGAGTTCCTGGCGGACCTGCTTCGCGACTACCTGGAGGCCTACCTGCTGGCGACGATGACGCTCAACGACGTGGCCTCGGGCGTCGTCGAGGACCGCAAGGGCTTCAGCAAGCTGGCGCTGGAGACGGGCCGCGCGGAGTACCACGCCGGCCGCATCACCGCCGCCGAGTCCCTGGCGAAGGTGACGCTGGAGAACGCCATCGCCTACCTGCTCGACCAGAAGCAGCTGGTCGAGGAGGACAAGAAGCTCAAGCTGGGCCCGCAGGCCGCGGACGCGGACGCGCGCCGGCAGCTCGCGGACAGCATCCGCGAGTACCTGCGCCGCTGA
- a CDS encoding DUF6265 family protein: MQRRLPLVSLLSLSLCGAALPGCKSAPEPRDDTPSSQGCADSVSGLSWLSGEWIQRRPLNVTEEAWTQPEGGTLLGVSRAIVQGRTVFFEYMRIEKRADGLYFVAQPMGRAPSDFKLARCTAREVVFENPAHDYPQRILYRREVGGRLAARVEGIKDGKPLSEDFAFTRP, from the coding sequence ATGCAACGACGCCTGCCCCTCGTCTCCCTCCTGTCCCTGTCGCTGTGTGGCGCCGCGCTCCCCGGCTGCAAGTCCGCTCCCGAGCCGCGCGACGACACGCCCTCCTCCCAGGGCTGCGCCGATTCCGTGTCGGGCCTCTCCTGGCTGTCCGGTGAGTGGATCCAACGCAGGCCGCTGAACGTCACCGAGGAGGCCTGGACCCAGCCGGAGGGCGGGACCCTGCTGGGGGTCAGCCGCGCCATCGTCCAGGGCCGGACGGTGTTCTTCGAATACATGCGCATCGAGAAGCGCGCCGACGGGCTCTACTTCGTCGCCCAGCCCATGGGGCGCGCGCCGAGCGATTTCAAGCTGGCGCGATGTACGGCGCGGGAGGTCGTGTTCGAGAACCCGGCCCACGACTATCCGCAGCGCATCCTCTACCGCCGCGAGGTCGGCGGCCGGCTCGCCGCCCGGGTCGAGGGCATCAAGGACGGCAAGCCGCTGTCGGAGGACTTCGCATTCACGCGACCGTAG
- a CDS encoding Ig-like domain-containing protein, producing MRASGIRRRLARGLGCVLVASALSGCLEAGDAIYPARDLDPPDVVSTVPGPNGTLPAGGTLRITFSEAMDVRTLRPGIAVFSGRDELPLTITAPPVPETDEAVERGDVPYTVDVVPAEGTVLSPDSQYTLVLRDALTDTEGNPLAAEVRVLFNTAP from the coding sequence ATGCGTGCTTCGGGAATCCGTCGTCGCCTGGCCCGGGGCCTGGGCTGCGTGCTCGTCGCGTCGGCGCTCTCCGGGTGCCTCGAGGCGGGCGACGCCATCTACCCGGCCCGGGACCTGGACCCGCCGGACGTGGTGTCCACGGTGCCGGGCCCCAACGGGACGCTCCCCGCCGGGGGGACGCTGCGCATCACCTTCTCCGAGGCCATGGACGTGCGCACCCTGCGGCCCGGCATCGCCGTGTTCTCGGGGCGGGACGAGCTCCCGCTGACCATCACCGCTCCGCCGGTTCCGGAGACGGACGAGGCCGTGGAGCGCGGGGACGTGCCCTACACGGTGGACGTGGTGCCCGCGGAGGGCACCGTGCTGTCGCCCGACAGCCAGTACACCCTGGTGCTGCGTGACGCGCTCACGGACACGGAGGGCAACCCGCTGGCCGCCGAGGTCCGCGTCCTCTTCAACACCGCGCCGTGA
- a CDS encoding cytochrome c3 family protein codes for MLPRQNRHVLLALAALALCAGAGVAWAATARERSLAVYPQQHVPLRFDHAQHLAAGADCATCHDAARKSQSAKDLNLPGHEECETCHDIEAGRKGKPTDPPSNCNTCHPGFDPTVRKEPAKLNMPAANLKFSHQLHVDKKAECSVCHGEMTEVKLATRNQLPKMATCFKCHDGNVASNTCATCHPTEPSGRIRIAFDSGLLRPMQGNPLGLDHGPRYEFNHAARATSDRLTCMQCHSESYCQTCHDGMQKPLSIHPNDYITLHPVQARAGTPRCESCHRTQSFCAACHERVGVGMDADRTLRARNQKVHPDYAAWVEILGPQHHGIAASRDLGSCISCHREESCMSCHSELSPRRQINPHPAGFAQSCKKLASANDRACLKCHSSDSLAAKGCR; via the coding sequence ATGCTTCCCCGCCAGAACCGACACGTACTGCTCGCCCTGGCCGCGCTCGCCCTCTGCGCGGGCGCGGGCGTCGCCTGGGCCGCCACGGCCCGGGAGCGCAGCCTCGCCGTCTACCCGCAGCAGCACGTCCCGCTGCGCTTCGACCATGCCCAGCACCTGGCGGCCGGCGCGGACTGCGCCACCTGCCACGACGCGGCCCGCAAGAGCCAGTCCGCCAAGGACCTCAACCTCCCGGGCCACGAGGAGTGCGAGACCTGTCACGACATCGAGGCGGGGCGGAAGGGCAAGCCCACGGACCCGCCGTCCAACTGCAACACCTGCCACCCGGGCTTCGACCCCACGGTGCGCAAGGAGCCGGCGAAGCTGAACATGCCCGCCGCGAACCTGAAGTTCAGCCACCAGCTGCACGTGGACAAGAAGGCCGAGTGCTCGGTGTGCCACGGCGAGATGACCGAAGTGAAGCTCGCCACGCGCAACCAGCTCCCGAAGATGGCGACGTGCTTCAAGTGCCATGACGGCAACGTGGCCTCGAACACCTGCGCGACGTGCCACCCCACGGAGCCCTCCGGCCGCATCCGCATCGCCTTCGACTCCGGCCTGTTGCGCCCCATGCAGGGCAACCCGCTGGGGCTCGACCACGGGCCGCGCTACGAGTTCAACCACGCGGCCCGCGCCACGTCGGACCGGCTGACGTGCATGCAGTGCCACAGCGAGAGCTACTGCCAGACGTGCCACGACGGCATGCAGAAGCCGCTGTCCATCCACCCCAATGACTACATCACGCTGCACCCGGTGCAGGCGCGCGCGGGCACACCCCGCTGCGAGAGCTGCCACCGCACCCAGTCGTTCTGCGCGGCCTGCCACGAGCGCGTGGGCGTGGGCATGGACGCGGACCGCACGCTGCGCGCCCGCAACCAGAAGGTGCATCCGGACTACGCGGCCTGGGTGGAGATCCTCGGTCCCCAGCACCACGGCATCGCGGCGTCGCGGGACCTGGGCAGCTGCATCTCCTGCCACCGCGAGGAGTCGTGCATGTCGTGCCACTCCGAGCTGTCGCCCCGCCGGCAGATCAACCCGCACCCCGCGGGCTTCGCGCAGTCCTGCAAGAAGCTTGCGTCGGCGAACGACCGGGCCTGCCTCAAGTGCCACTCGTCGGACAGCCTGGCGGCGAAGGGGTGCCGGTGA
- a CDS encoding type II CAAX prenyl endopeptidase Rce1 family protein: MEDSSSSAPRPWEPAGPSEPPPPPTSPRALALGGAVLALALFLVVGGSVQFLNAAFGIWFTELFIFLALAWLLPRLGRWKPALYTGLTPMPGGATALGFMLGVANFVALVVPIQYLATRLAPEWLREMFDGARLFERQTPLELGVILAGVTVAAPFCEELFFRGVFQRGITPPAPHSPVKALVFSAVVFSAFHLDPVGFVARVELGLLFGWLFLRTGSVWPGIAAHAANNLVSSVLFLMAKASGQEAGEADTETNPLVILALSGFGCVVLLGLLAYARHHRTLDAAPGRASDEEARETARVPSAPRLLLPWVLAATLSLGALVLVDRRGILLNAYDAFHPLPALGKNAPAALQAERQALDALRAEARQGKVPLEAYEEERLRQARDHRKAGGTKGR; encoded by the coding sequence GTGGAAGATTCCTCCTCCAGCGCTCCCCGGCCCTGGGAGCCGGCGGGGCCCTCCGAGCCCCCGCCCCCACCGACGAGCCCCCGGGCGCTGGCCCTGGGTGGCGCGGTGCTCGCGCTGGCGCTCTTCCTGGTGGTGGGCGGGTCGGTCCAGTTCCTCAACGCGGCCTTCGGCATCTGGTTCACCGAGCTGTTCATCTTCCTGGCGCTGGCGTGGCTGCTGCCACGGCTGGGACGGTGGAAGCCGGCGCTGTACACGGGGCTGACGCCCATGCCCGGTGGCGCCACGGCGCTCGGGTTCATGCTGGGCGTGGCCAACTTCGTCGCGCTGGTGGTCCCCATCCAGTACCTGGCCACGCGGCTGGCCCCCGAATGGCTGCGGGAGATGTTCGACGGCGCGCGCCTCTTCGAGCGCCAGACGCCGTTGGAGCTGGGCGTCATCCTCGCCGGGGTGACGGTGGCCGCCCCCTTCTGCGAGGAGCTGTTCTTCCGGGGCGTCTTCCAGCGGGGCATCACGCCCCCGGCGCCCCACTCCCCGGTGAAAGCCCTGGTGTTCTCCGCGGTGGTGTTCAGCGCCTTCCACCTGGACCCGGTGGGCTTCGTCGCGCGCGTGGAGCTGGGGCTCTTGTTCGGCTGGCTCTTCCTGCGCACCGGCTCGGTGTGGCCGGGCATCGCGGCGCACGCGGCCAACAACCTCGTCTCGTCCGTGCTGTTCCTCATGGCGAAGGCGTCCGGGCAGGAGGCCGGAGAGGCCGACACGGAGACGAACCCGCTGGTCATCCTCGCGCTGTCGGGGTTCGGGTGCGTCGTCCTGCTCGGGCTGCTCGCGTACGCGCGGCACCACCGCACGCTCGACGCCGCGCCCGGACGGGCGAGTGACGAGGAGGCGCGGGAGACAGCGCGGGTGCCCTCCGCCCCGAGGCTCCTGCTGCCCTGGGTGCTCGCGGCGACGCTCTCGCTCGGGGCGCTCGTCCTCGTGGACCGGCGAGGCATCCTGCTCAACGCCTACGACGCCTTCCATCCGCTCCCCGCGCTCGGGAAGAACGCGCCCGCGGCGCTCCAGGCGGAGCGGCAGGCGCTCGACGCGCTTCGCGCCGAGGCCCGCCAGGGCAAGGTGCCCCTGGAGGCCTACGAGGAAGAGCGCCTGCGTCAGGCCCGCGACCACCGGAAGGCCGGTGGCACGAAGGGGCGCTGA
- a CDS encoding DUF5818 domain-containing protein, which translates to MKLSGRVVFRDIETGVWVLEGDDGTTYQLAGGDRKIKKDGQRIEAEGRVDRDQLTTAMVGPVFHVSTYRFV; encoded by the coding sequence ATGAAGCTCTCCGGCCGCGTGGTGTTCCGCGACATCGAGACGGGCGTCTGGGTGCTGGAGGGGGACGACGGCACCACGTACCAGCTCGCCGGCGGCGACCGCAAAATCAAGAAGGACGGTCAGCGCATCGAGGCCGAGGGCCGCGTGGACCGGGACCAGCTCACCACCGCGATGGTGGGCCCGGTGTTCCACGTCAGCACGTACCGCTTCGTGTGA
- a CDS encoding S8 family peptidase, producing MRMVRWTVGGAALALSLSVIPGCGDGGGSKTEVPPRPAASLAELASEDVVPGAIVVDFKDGTTKAQFDAWERGWGVDLELNSPESAEEAITVAVGVDDVEGVLARIRQNPDVESAEPLMQVHASYTPNDPAYAQQWNLKMIDMPKAWERNRGKGVVVAVLDTGIAYEDHDGFKQVPDLKGAKFVKGYDFVNDDEHANDDHGHGTHVAGTIAQATNNGEGVAGVAFEASLMPVKVLNHFGSGTTADIADAIRFAADEGANVINLSLGGGAYSQVMASAVEYARKKGVTVVAAAGNGGRARVEFPAAYPGAVAVSAVGPDGSLAPYSSYGKELDIAAPGGDKRRGDQGGILQNTIDPRDPSRSVYASYQGTSMATPHVAAVAAMLYAAGAQGPDEVEKALYAGARKVADQAWSEQYGHGLLNAEASLAALGGGSARWPPVYWALALLAFVLLTLRGKERPGYLNALLSPSFFVPLLLSTVGFYFVRTWFAGSSGIAGDVVDMASLPIPDWERIIFGRGKTVNPLFYSALVPVVLSLFAIPWKGLRSAVGGLALGFAGFLAYSAWAGAPALSWMPFVFLAKPWLGFNSVICLVVARAMLKKETA from the coding sequence ATGCGGATGGTGCGATGGACAGTGGGGGGCGCGGCCCTGGCCCTGAGCCTGTCGGTGATTCCCGGCTGTGGCGACGGGGGCGGGTCGAAGACGGAGGTTCCACCGCGTCCCGCCGCCTCGCTCGCGGAGCTGGCCTCCGAGGACGTGGTCCCGGGCGCCATCGTCGTCGACTTCAAGGACGGCACCACCAAGGCCCAGTTCGACGCGTGGGAGCGGGGCTGGGGCGTGGACCTGGAGCTCAACTCGCCCGAGAGCGCCGAGGAGGCGATCACGGTCGCGGTGGGCGTGGACGACGTCGAGGGCGTGCTGGCGCGCATCCGCCAGAACCCGGACGTCGAGTCCGCCGAGCCGCTGATGCAGGTCCACGCCAGCTACACGCCGAATGATCCGGCGTACGCGCAGCAGTGGAACCTCAAGATGATCGACATGCCCAAGGCCTGGGAGCGCAACCGGGGCAAGGGCGTGGTGGTGGCGGTGCTGGACACCGGCATCGCGTACGAGGACCACGACGGCTTCAAGCAGGTGCCGGACCTCAAGGGCGCGAAGTTCGTGAAGGGGTACGACTTCGTCAACGACGACGAGCACGCCAACGACGACCATGGCCACGGCACGCACGTGGCGGGCACCATCGCCCAGGCCACCAACAACGGCGAGGGCGTGGCGGGCGTGGCCTTCGAGGCGTCGCTGATGCCGGTGAAGGTACTCAACCACTTCGGCAGCGGCACCACGGCGGACATCGCGGACGCCATCCGCTTCGCGGCGGACGAGGGCGCCAACGTCATCAACCTGTCGCTGGGTGGTGGCGCGTACTCGCAGGTGATGGCCTCCGCGGTGGAGTACGCGCGCAAGAAGGGCGTCACCGTCGTCGCCGCCGCTGGCAACGGGGGCCGCGCTCGCGTGGAGTTCCCCGCGGCCTACCCGGGCGCGGTGGCCGTGTCGGCGGTGGGGCCGGATGGCTCGCTCGCGCCGTACTCGTCCTATGGCAAGGAGCTGGACATCGCCGCGCCGGGTGGCGACAAGCGCCGGGGCGACCAGGGCGGCATCCTCCAGAACACCATCGACCCGAGGGACCCTTCGCGCTCCGTCTATGCCTCCTACCAGGGCACGAGCATGGCCACGCCGCACGTGGCCGCCGTCGCGGCGATGCTCTACGCGGCGGGCGCCCAGGGCCCGGACGAGGTGGAGAAGGCGCTGTACGCCGGCGCGCGCAAGGTGGCGGACCAGGCGTGGAGCGAGCAGTACGGCCACGGCCTGCTCAACGCCGAGGCGTCGCTCGCGGCGCTGGGTGGGGGCTCCGCGCGGTGGCCGCCCGTCTACTGGGCGCTGGCCCTGCTGGCCTTCGTCCTGCTGACGCTGCGAGGCAAGGAGCGTCCGGGCTACCTCAACGCGCTCTTGAGCCCGTCCTTCTTCGTGCCGCTCCTGCTGTCGACGGTGGGCTTCTACTTCGTGCGCACGTGGTTCGCGGGCTCGTCCGGCATCGCCGGGGACGTGGTGGACATGGCCTCGCTGCCCATCCCGGACTGGGAGCGCATCATCTTCGGCCGCGGCAAGACGGTGAACCCGCTGTTCTACAGCGCGCTCGTCCCCGTGGTGCTGTCGCTGTTCGCCATCCCCTGGAAGGGCCTGCGCTCGGCGGTGGGCGGCCTGGCGCTCGGCTTCGCGGGCTTCCTGGCGTACTCGGCGTGGGCCGGCGCGCCGGCGCTGTCGTGGATGCCCTTCGTCTTCCTGGCCAAGCCGTGGCTGGGCTTCAACTCCGTCATCTGCCTCGTCGTGGCGCGGGCCATGCTCAAGAAGGAGACGGCATGA
- a CDS encoding serine aminopeptidase domain-containing protein encodes MVQKGQFLERSTLVPVGTEVMEATAHRGKLAPPLLIIPPRPDEGGGMDHVLAAELAWAAAHAGFPTLRFNHRGVGASQGKRGRDIALLEDAEAALQVLLENAGTRAVAVAALHGGAQVALALQARNAQVGGLCLVAPADIDPAILARVTCPLLVVQGEQDGRLPRAGVADAVMRAGGDFEVIDDAGAAFHHNLPHVGRAVSAWLRKLSGG; translated from the coding sequence ATGGTGCAGAAGGGACAGTTCCTGGAGCGCTCCACGCTGGTGCCGGTGGGGACGGAGGTGATGGAGGCCACGGCGCATCGCGGCAAGCTCGCGCCGCCGCTGCTGATCATCCCGCCGCGCCCGGACGAGGGGGGCGGCATGGATCACGTGCTGGCCGCGGAGCTGGCCTGGGCGGCGGCCCACGCGGGGTTCCCGACGCTGCGCTTCAACCACCGGGGCGTCGGGGCGAGCCAGGGGAAGCGGGGACGGGATATCGCGTTGCTCGAGGACGCCGAGGCCGCGTTGCAGGTCCTCCTGGAGAACGCGGGGACCCGCGCGGTGGCGGTGGCGGCGCTGCACGGAGGCGCCCAGGTGGCGCTCGCGCTCCAGGCTCGAAACGCCCAGGTGGGGGGGCTGTGCCTGGTGGCGCCCGCGGACATCGACCCGGCCATCCTCGCGCGTGTCACCTGTCCGTTGCTGGTGGTGCAGGGCGAGCAGGATGGGCGCCTGCCCCGGGCGGGCGTGGCGGACGCGGTGATGCGGGCCGGAGGGGACTTCGAGGTCATCGACGACGCCGGGGCCGCCTTCCACCACAACCTGCCTCACGTGGGACGGGCCGTGTCGGCCTGGCTCCGGAAGCTCTCCGGCGGATGA
- a CDS encoding class I SAM-dependent rRNA methyltransferase: MNVVKLELARGLGRHLRAGHPWVFRKALESIPKIPAGAVVDLTENGKFVARGYYDPHSAIAVRVLTRDSRDTVDAGFIARRVRQALAERQALIDLTDTDSYRLIHGEGDGLPGVVVDLYAGWAVLKLYSAGLTPYRPLIVEALKAGVPGLKGIVGRDEVARDDVEDDEGRGSGRMLHGPQAPEQVAIRERGATFLVDVWRGQKTGFFLDQRENRHLIRRLAKGRDVLNCFSFSGGFSVNAALGGANSVFSVDQDPDAIALARENFTRNGLPAEKHDFLAADVFEIIQSFKEEGRTFDLLILDPPAFAKSQRAVQAAIDGYASLNRQALAILRPGGLLATASCSARVSPDEFMGAVREAGFKAGVDLALVEERYQPPDHPVRLQFPEGKYLKFYVLQAV; this comes from the coding sequence GTGAATGTCGTGAAGCTGGAGCTGGCGCGAGGACTGGGGCGCCACCTGCGCGCCGGACACCCGTGGGTGTTCCGCAAGGCGTTGGAGTCCATCCCGAAGATTCCCGCGGGCGCCGTGGTGGACCTGACGGAGAACGGGAAGTTCGTGGCGCGCGGGTACTACGACCCGCACTCCGCCATCGCGGTGCGCGTGCTGACGCGGGACTCGCGCGACACGGTGGACGCGGGCTTCATCGCCCGGCGCGTCCGTCAGGCCCTGGCCGAGCGTCAGGCCCTCATCGACCTCACCGACACGGACAGCTACCGGCTGATCCACGGCGAGGGCGATGGCCTGCCGGGCGTGGTGGTGGACCTCTACGCGGGCTGGGCGGTGCTGAAGCTGTACTCGGCGGGCCTGACGCCCTACCGCCCGCTCATCGTCGAGGCGCTCAAGGCGGGCGTCCCGGGCCTCAAGGGCATCGTCGGCCGCGACGAGGTGGCGCGCGACGACGTGGAGGACGACGAGGGGCGGGGCTCCGGCCGCATGCTGCACGGCCCCCAGGCGCCGGAGCAGGTGGCCATCCGTGAGCGGGGGGCCACGTTCCTGGTCGACGTGTGGCGTGGACAGAAGACGGGCTTCTTCCTCGACCAGCGGGAGAACCGCCACCTCATCCGCCGGCTGGCGAAGGGGCGGGACGTGCTCAACTGCTTCAGCTTCAGCGGCGGCTTCTCCGTCAACGCGGCGCTGGGCGGGGCCAACAGCGTGTTCTCCGTGGACCAGGACCCGGACGCCATCGCCCTGGCGCGTGAGAACTTCACCCGCAACGGGCTGCCCGCGGAGAAGCACGACTTCCTCGCCGCGGACGTGTTCGAGATCATCCAGTCCTTCAAGGAAGAGGGCCGCACCTTCGACCTGCTCATCCTGGACCCGCCGGCCTTCGCCAAGAGCCAGCGCGCGGTGCAGGCGGCCATCGACGGGTACGCGTCGCTCAACCGGCAGGCGCTCGCCATCCTCCGGCCCGGGGGGCTGCTCGCCACGGCGTCGTGCTCGGCGCGCGTGAGCCCGGACGAGTTCATGGGCGCGGTGCGCGAGGCGGGCTTCAAGGCCGGCGTGGACCTGGCCCTGGTCGAGGAGCGCTACCAGCCACCGGACCACCCGGTGCGGCTGCAGTTCCCCGAGGGCAAGTACCTCAAGTTCTACGTGCTCCAGGCGGTGTAG
- a CDS encoding HAD-IIB family hydrolase has protein sequence MTASARVEVAPRPLREADLSRVAGVFTDVDGTLTTGHKLRADTVRALERLSDAGLRVVLVSGRPAGWGEAWARQLPVDGVIVENGGLFFLRGARGQLRKVYWERPAERVANRERLQAEVARVLRQVPGARLSVDSAYTEVDLAVDYNEEARLGDEGASRIESLLRARGVTAVRSSVHVNCWLGRFDKLSATRRFAKVAWGEQLDPRDGRYVYAGDSFNDAPMFEAFELGVGVANVRAVLDRIDAPPAFITRAPEGRGFEELARAILARRGRAAREE, from the coding sequence ATGACCGCGTCGGCGAGGGTGGAGGTGGCGCCGCGTCCGCTGCGCGAGGCGGACCTGTCGAGGGTGGCGGGCGTGTTCACGGACGTGGACGGCACGCTGACCACGGGACACAAGCTGCGCGCGGACACGGTGCGCGCCCTGGAGCGGCTGTCCGACGCGGGGCTGCGCGTGGTCCTGGTGAGTGGCCGGCCCGCCGGGTGGGGCGAGGCCTGGGCGCGGCAGCTGCCCGTGGACGGCGTCATCGTGGAGAACGGCGGGCTGTTCTTCCTGCGAGGGGCCCGGGGGCAGCTGCGCAAGGTGTACTGGGAGCGGCCCGCCGAGCGGGTGGCGAACCGCGAGCGCCTCCAGGCGGAGGTGGCCCGGGTGCTGCGCCAGGTGCCCGGGGCGCGGCTGTCGGTGGACAGCGCGTACACGGAGGTGGACCTCGCGGTGGACTACAACGAGGAGGCCCGCCTGGGGGACGAGGGGGCTTCCCGCATCGAGTCGCTGCTGCGCGCGCGCGGGGTGACGGCGGTGCGCTCGTCGGTGCACGTCAACTGCTGGTTGGGGCGGTTCGACAAGCTGAGCGCCACGCGGCGCTTCGCGAAGGTGGCGTGGGGCGAGCAACTGGACCCGCGGGACGGTCGGTACGTCTACGCGGGGGATTCTTTCAACGATGCCCCGATGTTCGAGGCATTCGAGCTGGGCGTGGGCGTGGCCAACGTGCGCGCGGTGCTGGACCGCATCGACGCGCCGCCGGCCTTCATCACCCGGGCGCCGGAGGGGCGGGGGTTCGAGGAGCTGGCCCGGGCCATCCTCGCTCGCCGGGGCCGCGCGGCCCGTGAGGAGTGA